From Cucumis melo cultivar AY chromosome 1, USDA_Cmelo_AY_1.0, whole genome shotgun sequence, a single genomic window includes:
- the LOC103500728 gene encoding protein ROOT HAIR DEFECTIVE 3, which produces MAKSDESCSVQLIDGDGGFNVDGIDNFIKDVKLGECGLSYAVVSIMGPQSSGKSTLLNNLFGTNFREMDAFKGRSQTTKGIWLARCAGIEPCTLVMDLEGTDGRERGEDDTAFEKQSALFALAVSDIVLINMWCHDIGREQAANKPLLKTVFQVMMRLFSPRKTTLMFVIRDKTRTPLENLEPVLREDVQKIWDSVPKPSAHKDTPLSEFFNVEVVALSSYEEKEEQFKEQVANLRQRFFHSIAPGGLAGDRRGVVPASGFSFSAQQIWKVIKENKDLDLPAHKVMVATVRCEEIGNEKFAWFASNEDWLRLEEEVQSGPVQGFGKKLSSIINTCLSEYDAEATFFDEGVRSAKRAQLEEKLLQLVQSAFHSLLGHIRSGTFEKFKEAFDKALNEGEGFSSAASNCAQTYMAIFDKESADAIIEQANWDTSRIRDKLRRDIDAHIATIRADKLSELSAQFEKKLKDALSGPVEALLDGANNETWPAIRKLLQRETESAISGLSKGLVGYDMDEKTKEKMLTQLKDYARGVVESKTREEAGRVLSRMKDRFTTLFSHDAESMPRVWTGKEDIRAITKTARSASLKLLSVMAALRLDDDDSGEIDNTLSSSLLNVPNSSNTKDRSIVATDPLASSSWEKVSPSQTLISPVQCKSIWRQFKTETEYTVSQAIAAQEASRRNNNWLPPPWAIVAMVVLGFNEFMTLLRNPLYLGVIFVLYLLAKALWVQLDISGQFSNGLLPGLLSLSSTFVPTVMNLLKKLAEEGQGGPQRNATTEPHSHPTVTTKSIRNNSSNDLTSTASSGVTGTETGGEYSSRSKEE; this is translated from the exons ATGG CTAAGAGCGATGAAAGTTGCTCTGTTCAGCTTATAGATGGAGATGGAGGATTCAATGTCGATGGAATTGATAACTTTATCAAAGATGTGAAATTAGGGGAATGTGGACTTTCATATGCAGTAGTGTCCATTATGGGCCCTCAAAGTAGTG GGAAGAGTACGCTACTAAATAATCTGTTTGGAACCAACTTCAGAGAGATGGATGCTTTTAAAGGGAG GTCGCAAACAACTAAAGGTATATGGTTGGCTAGATGCGCCGGCATCGAGCCTTGTACACTTGTAATGGATTTGGAAGGAACTGATGGAAGAGAGCGAGGAGAG GACGACACTGCATTTGAGAAGCAAAGTGCCCTCTTTGCGCTTGCTGTGTCAGATATAGTGCTAATAAATAT gtGGTGTCACGATATTGGCCGTGAGCAGGCTGCAAATAAGCCTCTCCTCAAAACTGTATTTCAG GTCATGATGAGATTGTTCAGTCCACGTAAAACAACACTAATGTTTGTCATACGTGATAAAACAAGG ACACCATTGGAAAATTTAGAGCCTGTTCTTAGAGAGGATGTACAGAAG ATTTGGGACTCTGTTCCGAAGCCATCTGCCCACAAGGATACTCCACTAAGTGAATTTTTTAAT GTTGAAGTTGTTGCTTTATCCAGTTATGAAGAAAAGGAAGAGCAATTTAAGGAGCAG GTGGCAAATTTGAGACAGAGATTCTTCCATTCTATTGCCCCAGGAGGGCTTGCTGGAGATCGCAGGGGAGTTGTCCCTGCTTCAGGTTTTTCTTTTAGTGCTCAGCAAATCTGGAAAGTCATTAAGGAGAACAAAGATCTTGACCTTCCAGCCCATAAG GTTATGGTGGCTACTGTTCGCTGTGAAGAAATTGGCAATGAGAAGTTTGCGTGGTTTGCATCAAATGAG GACTGGTTGAGGTTGGAAGAAGAAGTACAATCCGGTCCAGTTCAAGGTTTTGGAAAGAAGCTAAGTTCAATCATCAATACTTGTTTATCAGA GTATGATGCAGAAGCCACATTTTTTGATGAAGGTGTGAGATCTGCAAAGAGAGCACAACTGGAAGAAAAATTGTTGCAA CTTGTTCAATCAGCCTTCCATTCTCTGTTGGGACACATAAGGTCTGGGAcatttgaaaagttcaaagaggCATTTGATAAAGCTTTGAATGAAGGGGAAGGGTTTTCTTCAGCGGCCTCTAATTGTGCTCAAACTTACATGGCTATTTTTGATAAGGAATCTGCTG ATGCTATCATTGAGCAAGCAAACTGGGACACTTCTAGAATAAGGGATAAACTTCGGCGCGATATTGATGCTCACATTGCGACTATTCGTGCTGATAAATTATCTGAACTTTCTGCTCAATTTGAG AAAAAACTGAAGGATGCATTGTCAGGACCCGTAGAAGCTTTGCTAGATGGAGCTAATAATGAGACATGGCCAGCCATAAGAAAACTTCTTCAACGAGAGACTGAGTCTGCCATCTCTGGGCTGTCTAAAGGACTAGTGGGTTATGATATGGATGAAAAAACTAAGGAAAAAATGCTTACCCAGCTTAAGGATTATGCTAGAGGTGTAGTTGAATCAAAAACAAGGGAAGAAGCTGGAAGGGTCCTGAGTCGTATGAAGGACAG GTTTACCACCTTGTTTAGCCATGATGCGGAGTCGATGCCACGTGTATGGACAGGGAAGGAAGACATACGGGCAATCACCAAAACGGCTCGTTCTGCT TCCCTGAAGCTTCTCTCTGTTATGGCTGCTCTTCGTTTGGATGACGATGATTCCGGTGAGATAGACAATACTCTATCATCTTCCTTGCTGAATGTTCCAAACAGTAGCAATACAAAAGATAGGAGCATTGTGGCAACTGACCCTCTTGCCTCAAGCTCATGGGAAAAA GTTTCACCATCACAAACGTTGATTAGTCCTGTTCAGTGCAAATCTATATGGCGGCAATTCAAGACAGAGACAGAATACACTGTTTCTCAGGCTATTGCTGCACAG GAAGCCAGCAGACGTAATAACAACTGGTTGCCCCCGCCATGGGCAATTGTTGCGATGGTGGTTCTTGGGTTTAATGAATTTATGACCCTTTTAAG AAATCCTTTATATTTGGGAGTCATTTTTGTTCTCTATTTACTCGCCAAAGCCCTGTGGGTCCAGCTAGATATTTCTGGGCAATTTAGCAATGGTCTT CTTCCGGGACTTCTTTCGTTGTCTTCTACATTTGTTCCTACCGTCATGaatcttcttaaaaaattagCAGAAGAAGGACAAGGAGGACCACAAAGGAATGCAACTACTGAACCTCACAGCCACCCTACCGTGACAACAAAAAGCATTCGTAACAACTCTAGCAATGATT
- the LOC103500731 gene encoding transmembrane 9 superfamily member 7, whose protein sequence is MKKVGKVPLPSLNLTTVFLLLLLISSVHSFYLPGVAPRDFQTGDILPVKVNKLSSTKTQLPYDYYYLNYCKPKKITNNAENLGEVLRGDRIENSVYTFKMREEQSCTVVCRVTLDADSAKNFKEKIDDKYRANMILDNLPVAVLRQRRDGNPSTTYEHGFLVGFKGNYAGSKEEKYFINNHLSFRVMFHKDPDTDLARIVGFEVTPNSINHEYKEWNEKNPQLLTCNKDTKNLIQGSTVPQEVDTNKEIVFTYDVSFKESDIKWASRWDTYLLMNDDQIHWFSIINSLMIVLFLSGMVAMIMMRTLYRDIANYNQLDAQDEAQEETGWKLVHGDVFRPPINSGLLCVYIGTGVQIFGMTLVTMIFALLGFLSPSNRGGLMTAMVLLWVFMGLFAGYSSARLYKMFRGTEWKKITLKTAFMFPGILFSIFFVLNALIWGEQSSGAVPFGTMFALFCLWFGISVPLVFVGSYLGFKKPAIEDPVKTNKIPRQIPDQAWYMKPVFSILIGGILPFGAVFIELFFILTSIWLNQFYYIFGFLFIVFVILLITCAEITIVLCYFQLCSEDYHWWWRSYLTAGSSALYLFLYSVFYFFSKLEITKFVSGILYFGYMVIVSYAFFVLTGTIGFYACFWFVRKIYSSVKID, encoded by the exons ATGAAGAAGGTCGGCAAGGTTCCGTTACCTTCACTCAATCTCACCACCGTTTTCCTCCTCCTGCTTCTCATATCCTCCGTCCACTCCTTCTATCTCCCCGGCGTCGCTCCACGGGATTTCCAGACT GGTGATATTCTTCCAGTCAAAGTGAACAAATTATCATCCACAAAAACACAGCTCCCATATGATTACTACTATTTAAATTATTGCAAGCCCAAAAAAATTACTAATAATGCAGAAAACTTGGGAGAAGTTCTCCGAGGTGACCGCATTGAGAATTCTGTCTATACT TTCAAAATGAGGGAGGAACAGTCTTGTACTGTTGTCTGCAGAGTAACTCTTGATGCTGACTCTGCAAAGAATTTTAAGGAGAAAATCGATGACAAATATCGAGCGAACAT GATATTGGACAACCTTCCTGTTGCTGTTCTTCGTCAAAGGAGGGACGGAAATCCATCAACAACTTACGAACATGGTTTCCTTGTTGGATTCAAGGGGAATTATGCTGGG agcaaagaagaaaaatattttattaataatcaCTTGAGCTTTAGAGTCATGTTTCACAAGGACCCTGACACTGATCTGGCTCGAATTGTTGGATTTGAGGTTACGCCAAACAG TATTAATCATGAATACAAGGAGTGGAACGAGAAGAACCCCCAGCTACTTACATGTAATAAGGACACGAAAAATTTAATCCAAGGCAGCACTGTTCCTCAAGAAGTTGACACTAATAAGGAGATTGTGTTTACGTATGATGTTTCATTCAAG GAAAGTGATATCAAATGGGCTTCTCGATGGGACACCTACCTTCTCATGAATGATGATCAAATTCACTGGTTCTCCATTATAAACTCTCTAATGATTGTCCTCTTCCTCTCTGGCATGGTGGCCATGATCATGATGAGAACTCTGTATAGAGATATTGCCAACTATAATCAGTTGGATGCCCAAGATGAGGCTCAAGAGGAAACAGGATGGAAACTTGTGCACGGAGATGTGTTTAGACCACCCATCAATTCTGGTCTATTGTGTGTTTACATTGGCACAGGTGTTCAAATCTTCGGTATGACACTTGTAACAATGATATTTGCTCTGCTGGGTTTCTTATCTCCTTCCAACAGAGGAGGCCTAATGACTGCCATGGTCCTTCTGTGGGTTTTCATGGGTTTATTTGCTGGCTATTCATCAGCTCGTTTGTACAAAATGTTCAGGGGTACCGAATGGAAGAAGATAACGCTGAAAACTGCCTTTATGTTTCCTGGTATTCTTTTCTCAATCTTCTTTGTCCTCAATGCTTTGATCTGGGGAGAGCAGTCATCTGGGGCGGTGCCATTCGGAACAATGTTTGCTCTTTTCTGCTTGTGGTTTGGTATATCAGTACCATTAGTGTTCGTTGGCAGTTACTTAGGTTTCAAAAAGCCAGCAATTGAAGATCCTGTGAAGACCAACAAGATTCCTAGACAGATACCCGACCAAGCATGGTACATGAAGCCAGTCTTCTCCATACTGATTGGGGGTATTCTTCCTTTTGGGGCCGTCTTTATTGAGCTCTTCTTCATCTTGACATCAATATGGCTCAACCAGTTCTATTACATATTTGGCTTCCTCTTCATTGTATTTGTCATCCTTCTGATCACTTGTGCGGAGATAACAATTGTGCTGTGCTACTTCCAATTGTGCAGTGAAGATTACCACTGGTGGTGGAGATCGTACTTGACTGCAGGCTCCTCTGCTCTATATCTTTTCCTCTACTCAGTATTCTACTTCTTCTCCAAGTTGGAAATCACCAAGTTTGTTTCGGGGATTCTCTACTTCGGTTACATGGTTATCGTTTCATATGCATTCTTCGTGTTGACAGGAACCATTGGATTTTATGCTTGTTTCTGGTTTGTTAGAAAGATCTACTCGTCCGTGAAGATCGACTGA